Proteins encoded in a region of the Triplophysa dalaica isolate WHDGS20190420 chromosome 10, ASM1584641v1, whole genome shotgun sequence genome:
- the LOC130429353 gene encoding uncharacterized protein LOC130429353 isoform X3, whose translation MSRWRKKKDHRFINEFLETTRALAKCCSLQVPIISQREYPHIPDDSLFLQRAAEVWGPHENIKNVSSNDDVFVKAHESVESLFDQEISSDDIFVTARESLESLFDQDVSPDDIFVAAHQNIESLKNESGSIDEVFATEKISREPNRQCAVEWPGCYIRPPVYINLDPPRMISRSTQSSECQLHISEEPKKKRRRKAIKAFFKKKWKALKRTFTRCTGDSDS comes from the exons ATGAGTCGTTGGCGAAAAAAGAAAGATCATCGTTTCATAAACGAGTTCTTGGAAACGACACGGGCACTAGCCAAGTGTTGCTCGCTTCAAGTCCCAATTATATCGCAAAGGGAATATCCACACATTCCAGACGACTCCTTGTTTTTGCAACGAGCAg CTGAAGTTTGGGGACCCCACGAAAACATCAAGAATGTGTCTTCAAACGATGACGTCTTCGTCAaag CACACGAAAGCGTTGAATCTTTGTTCGACCAGGAGATTTCTTCAGATGATATTTTTGTAACAG CACGCGAAAGCCTTGAATCTTTGTTCGACCAGGATGTTTCTCCAGATGATATTTTTGTAGCAG CACATCAAAACATCGAATCGCTGAAAAATGAGTCGGGGTCAATAGATGAGGTGTTTGCAACAG aaaaaataaGCCGGGAACCGAACAGACAATGTGCTGTGGAG TGGCCAGGATGTTACATCCGCCCACCAGTATACATTAATTTAGACCCTCCCAgg ATGATCTCTCGGAGTACCCAATCAAGCGAGTGTCAGCTTCATATCAGTGAAGAGCCgaaaaagaaaaggagaagaAAGGCCATCAAGGCCTTCTTCAAAAAAAAGTGGAAGGCGTTAAAACGCACATTCACACGGTGCACAGGGGACTCCGATTCATAG